TGCCGCGGTGGCGGACCGCTTCACGGAGATCGCGTCGCGCCGGTGGGACCTGCGCACGGGCTGGACGGTCGGGGCCGTCGAGCCGGTGGCGGATCCGGCCCGTGCCGAGGACGGCTGGGTGGCCGTGCGCCTTGAGCCCGCCCCGGGGCTCGGGCGGGACGGCGGCGGGGAGCCGTCGGTGATCGAGGCGGACGCAGTGCTCATGGCGACCGGTCGCGTGCCGAACACGGACCGCCTGCACCTGGCCGACGTCGGGTACGACGTCACCGCCGACGGGGTGCTCGCGGTGGACGGCTTCCAGCGGGCCCTCGCCGGCGGGGAGCCCGTGCCGGGCGTGTACGGGCTGGGGGATGCGGCGAACACGTGGCAGCTCAAGCACGTCGCCAACCACGAGGCCCGGGTGGTGGCGCACAACCTCGTGCACCCCGGCGCCCTGCGGCAGAACACGCTGGGTCCGGTGCCCGCCGCGGTGTTCACCCGTCCCCAGATCGCCTCCGTCGGCCTGACGGAGGAGGAGGCGGTCGAGCGGCTGGGCGAGGACGCGGTCACGGTGAAGGAGCAGGCGTTCGGGGACGTGGCCTACGGGTGGGCCATGGAGGACACGGAGGGCGTCTGCAAGGTGGTCGCCGAACGGGCGACCGGCCGCATCCTGGGCGCCCATGTGATGGGGCACGACGCAGCGAACCTCGTCCAGACCTTCGTCACGGGGATGTCCTTCGACATCGACGCCCACACCCTCGCCCGGGGCCAGTACTGGCCCCACCCGGCCCTCAGCGAGGTGGTGGAGAACGCCCTGCTGGGCCTCGACGTCCCCGACTCCGGACGTCTCTGACGCCGCGGCCCCGTGCCCGGCGGCCGGGGAGGTCGCCGGGCACGGGGCCGCACCGGGTCGTCCGGGTCAGGACGGGCCCGAGCCCGCGTAGATGTCCTCCACCACGGCGGCGAAGTCCTTGAGGATGGCGGCCCGGCGCATCTTCAGGGACGGCGTCATGTGACCCTCCTCCGCGGAGAAGTCCCGGTCGAGGATGCGGAACTCGCGGATGCCCTCGGCCTTCGACACCGCCGCATTGGCCCGGTCCACCACGGACTGCACGTGCTCGCGGACCTTCGGCTCCCGCGCCGCCGCCGCGACGTCGAGGTCGCGGTCCAGGCCGCGGGCGGCCAGCCATGCGGGCAGGGTGTCGGCGTCGAGGGTGACGATCGCCGCGATGAAGGGCTTCGCGTCGCCCACGACCATCACCTGCGAGATCAGGGCGTCCGAGCGGATCGCGTCCTCGAGCTGGGCGGGGGCCACGTTCTTGCCGCCGGCGGTGACGATGATCTCCTTCTTCCGGCCCGTGATGCGCAGGAAGCCGTCCTCGTCCAGGGAGCCGAGGTCGCCCGTGCGGAACCAGCCGTCCTCGGTGAAGGCCTCCTCGTCCGCCTCGGGGCGGTTGCGGTAGCCGCGGAACAGCGAGGTGCCGCGCGTGAGGATCTCGCCGTCGTCCTCGATCCGGATCTCGTTGCCGCCCAGGGGGCGGCCCACGGTGCCGATGCGGAGCTTCCCCGGGCGGCCGACGGTCACGGGGGCGGTGGTCTCGGTGAGGCCGTAGCCCTCGAGGATCGTGACGCCGACCCCCCGGAAGAAGTGCGCCAGGTCGGGGGAGAGGGGGCCGCCGCCGGAGACCGCGTACTGCAGGGCCCCGCCCATGGCCGCGCGGATGCGGCGGTAGATCAGCGCCGAGTAGAACGCCCGCTGGGCCCGCAGCGGCAGGGTCATCCGGCCGTCCTCCAGGGCCTTCGACCACCGGACCGCCACATCCGCCCCGCGCTCGAAGATCGCGCCCTTCCCGCCGGCCTGCGCCTTGAGCAGCGCCGCGTTGTAGATCTTCTCGAACACGCGCGGCACGGCGAGCAGGAAGGTCGGGCGGAAGCTCTCCATCGACTCGGAGAGGCGGGCGAGGTCCGTGACGTGGCCGCACCGGGCCCCGGCCTCGACGGTCAGTACGGACACGAAGCGGGCGAACACGTGCGCCAGGGGGATGAACAGCACGGTCGAGGAGCCGGGGTTGACCACCTGGCCGAGGGAGGAGGAGAGCGTCTGGTGGGCGAGCTCCGCGAAGTTCGCGTGCGTCAGCTCGCAGCCCTTCGGCCGGCCCGTGGTGCCGGAGGTGTAGATCACGGTGGCCAGCGAGTCGAGGGCGACGCCGGCCCGCCGCTCGGCGAGGACCTCGTCCCCGCCCTCCTCGCTGCTCAGCTCGGCCAGGCCCGCGCCGGGCTCGGCGTCGGCGGGGTCCATGGTCCACAGGCCGCGCAGGGGCGGCAGGCCCTCGCGGTGGACGGCGTCGCGCACGGTCTTGGCGCGCTCCGGGGTGTCCACGACGGCGGCGCACACGCCGGCGTCCTCGAAGATCCAGGCCACCTGGGACGGGGAGGAGGTCTCGTAGACGGGCACCGTCACAGCGCCGGCGGCCCAGATGGCGTAGTCCACGAGGGTCCACTCCAGGCGGGTCGCGGCCATGATGGCCACGCGGTCGCCCGGGCCCACACCGGCGGCCACGAGGCCGCGGGCGTAGCCCTGGACCCGGGACCAGGCCTCCGCGGCCGTGACGTCGCGCCAGGCGCCCGCACCCTCGCCGCCGGGCACGGGCGAGGCGAACAGCGCACGGTCCGGGTGCTCGGCCGCCTGGCGGGCGAGGGCGTCGGTCAGGGCGGCGTCGGGGGGGAGCGTCGGGTGGGCCGGCTCGGCGATGTGGCGCATGGGTCCTCCAGGGAGTCGGGCCTCGGCGGGAGCGGTGCGCGGGGACGGCGCGCCGTGACGGAGACCCGGTGTGATCGGTGTCACTCCCACCCTATAGGCAACAGCGGGGATCCCTGCCCCGCCCACACCGGGCCGTCGGCCCTCAATCCCTCCGCACGGCCCGGGCGACCGCGTCCCGGCTCGCTGCGATGAGCAGCGGCAGGTCGAGGTCCAGGGTGGCCACGTGCCGGCTGCGGGGCAGGGGCACCACCTCCACGGGCGCCCGCGTCAGCCCGCGCAGGAGGGCCCGGTGGCTCGCCTCCGGCACCACGGCGTCCTGCGCCGAGCGGAAGACGGTGACGGGTGCCGTGATCCGCCCCAGGCCCCGCTCGGCGGCCCGCTGGATCCGGCCCACCGCGGCCACCCCGCCCACGGGGGTGCGCTCATAGGCGATCTCCCGTGCCTCGGGGTCCGCGATGTCGCCGGCGATGGCCGGCAGCGAGGGGACCACGTGGCGCAGGAGGGGGGCGGCGTGGGCCAGCGGGTTGCCGAAGCGCAGCGCCGGGTTGACCACGAGGACCGCGGCCACCGGCCGGTGGGCGGCGGCGTCGAGGGCCAACGCCCCGCCCATCGAGATCCCGGCCACGACCACGTGGCGGTGCTCGGCGAGCGCGGCGTCCACCTCGGCGCGCACC
This Micrococcus flavus DNA region includes the following protein-coding sequences:
- a CDS encoding alpha/beta hydrolase, yielding MRLPPFPRVRPVPASPSRAVDVPEAQRPFRLPAAGRPDVAVVVLHGFTSGPASVRAWAEGVAGAGCAVRVPLLPGHGTRWEDLAATGADRIRAAVRAEVDAALAEHRHVVVAGISMGGALALDAAAHRPVAAVLVVNPALRFGNPLAHAAPLLRHVVPSLPAIAGDIADPEAREIAYERTPVGGVAAVGRIQRAAERGLGRITAPVTVFRSAQDAVVPEASHRALLRGLTRAPVEVVPLPRSRHVATLDLDLPLLIAASRDAVARAVRRD
- a CDS encoding mycothione reductase, producing the protein MATAEDFDLIIIGSGSGNSLVTEHWEGRRVAIVDAGVFGGTCLNRGCIPTKMYVYPAQLADAPAEAGRLGVDLRFEGADFPAMRDRIFGRVDAISDAGLRYRRDELDWTEVVAEEVRFTGARELTTASGRLLRGDQVVVAAGSRPALPDVPGMDLPSVHTSDTIMRVSRQPRRLVVVGGGFIGAEFASVFSALGTEVVQVNRSPRLLRHLDAAVADRFTEIASRRWDLRTGWTVGAVEPVADPARAEDGWVAVRLEPAPGLGRDGGGEPSVIEADAVLMATGRVPNTDRLHLADVGYDVTADGVLAVDGFQRALAGGEPVPGVYGLGDAANTWQLKHVANHEARVVAHNLVHPGALRQNTLGPVPAAVFTRPQIASVGLTEEEAVERLGEDAVTVKEQAFGDVAYGWAMEDTEGVCKVVAERATGRILGAHVMGHDAANLVQTFVTGMSFDIDAHTLARGQYWPHPALSEVVENALLGLDVPDSGRL
- a CDS encoding AMP-dependent synthetase/ligase is translated as MRHIAEPAHPTLPPDAALTDALARQAAEHPDRALFASPVPGGEGAGAWRDVTAAEAWSRVQGYARGLVAAGVGPGDRVAIMAATRLEWTLVDYAIWAAGAVTVPVYETSSPSQVAWIFEDAGVCAAVVDTPERAKTVRDAVHREGLPPLRGLWTMDPADAEPGAGLAELSSEEGGDEVLAERRAGVALDSLATVIYTSGTTGRPKGCELTHANFAELAHQTLSSSLGQVVNPGSSTVLFIPLAHVFARFVSVLTVEAGARCGHVTDLARLSESMESFRPTFLLAVPRVFEKIYNAALLKAQAGGKGAIFERGADVAVRWSKALEDGRMTLPLRAQRAFYSALIYRRIRAAMGGALQYAVSGGGPLSPDLAHFFRGVGVTILEGYGLTETTAPVTVGRPGKLRIGTVGRPLGGNEIRIEDDGEILTRGTSLFRGYRNRPEADEEAFTEDGWFRTGDLGSLDEDGFLRITGRKKEIIVTAGGKNVAPAQLEDAIRSDALISQVMVVGDAKPFIAAIVTLDADTLPAWLAARGLDRDLDVAAAAREPKVREHVQSVVDRANAAVSKAEGIREFRILDRDFSAEEGHMTPSLKMRRAAILKDFAAVVEDIYAGSGPS